Part of the Bacillota bacterium genome is shown below.
ATTGTCTGGGAACATCCCGAAAAATCCAACCCCTTAATAAGATTTCCCCCTCGGAAAGCAAGGGGGAAAGTGGAAGAAAATTACTGGGAATTTAGAGAAATATGCTTTCTAAACATATTATACGAGGGAGGTGTAGTGTTGAAGCTGGTAATAGTTGAATCACCGACCAAAGCAAAAACGATTAACAGGTTTCTGGGAAAAGGTTATAAGGTTGCCTCTTCGATGGGGCATTTAATCGACTTACCAAAGAGTCAGCTGGGTGTTGAGCCTGAGACAGATTTTCAGGTTAAATACATAACTATCCGTGGCAAAGGCAAGATTTTAGCCGAGCTCAGAAAGCTGGCCAAAAAAGCAGACCACGTATATCTTGCAACTGACCCCGATCGGGAAGGGGAAGCGATTTCCTGGCATTTACTACGAGATTTTAATATGGATGAGGATATGCCCTGTCGGGTGGTGTTTAATGAAATTACCCGGACTGCGGTTAAGAAAGCCTTTGAAAGCCCGCGTAAGCTAAATTATCAGTTGGTCGATGCCCAACAGGCACGGCGAGTTCTGGATCGACTTGTGGGGTATAAAATTAGTCCAATCCTCTGGCACAAGGTAAAAAAGGGATTGAGTGCCGGGCGGGTCCAATCAGTTGCCCTGAGTATGATTTGTGAGCGGGAACAGGAGATAGACAAGTTTGTTCCCCGGGAATATTGGTCGATTGAGGTTGAATTTGTTCTCGGGTCCACATCAGTCACAGCGAAACTGAGCAAGGTTCGGAGGCAAAAACCGGAGCTGGGCTCAGAGGCTGATGTCCAGAAAGTGAACGCATTGTTGAACGCTGGCGAGTTCAGCGTTCAGGCGGTAGATTCCCGTATTCGCCAAAAACATCCTGCGCCTCCGTTTACAACATCCACATTGCAACAAGAGGCCGGGAAAAAACTTGGGTTCAGCGCCCGCAAAACCATGACGGTGGCCCAGCAGCTCTATGAAGGTATTTCAATGGGTAAACGCGGCGCCACAGGTTTAATAACATATATGCGTACAGACTCTGTACGGGTATCTGAGGAGTTTCAGAGCCAAACACTTAACTGGATACAGCAACAATTTGGCAGCGAATATGCACCCGACAAGCCCAGACAACACGCTACCAAGAAAGGGGCCCAGGAAGCCCATGAGGCAGTGCGGCCAACAGATATCGAAATAACACCGGAAATAGCCGAGGATTACTTGAATCGCGAACAATTGGTGTTATACCGTCTGATTTGGCAGCGTTATATGGCCAGTCAGATGACATCGGCACGCTTCCGCCAGCATACGGTCACTATTTCCGGCAATGAATGCGAATTGAAGGCCTCGGCCCAGGAATTGGTTTTCCCGGGATTTCTCGCGGTAATGGAGCACGCTGGGAATGACAGTTCCAATAATCTGGCTGAAATTGCCCAGGGCCAGAAGGCGAAGGTTAAGGAGATTCTCCCTCAACAACATTTCACCCAGCCGCCCCCACGTTATAACGAATCGTTACTGGTCAGGAGTCTTGAAAATAACGGCATCGGGCGTCCTTCTACCTATGCGCCAATCATCGAAACCCTGCTTCAGCGGGGATATGCCGAGCGTAAGGATGGAAGGCTGTTTGCCACTGAATTGGGCCATATGGTCAATGAACAGCTAACACAATTTTTTCCTGATATCCTGAGCGTTGAGTTCACAGCACGTTTGGAGGCGCAACTGGACGAAATTGCAGAAGGCAATTTGGCTTGGCGGGATGTGGTCAGCGATTTTTATCAGGGATTCAAAGACTCAGTGGCCAAGGCAGAAGAAGAGATGGAGCACCTGGAGGTTAAGGACGAGGTCAGCACCGAAGTATGTGAACACTGTGGCCGTAACATGGTTGTCAAGGCGGGACGGTTTGGGAAATTCCTTGCTTGCCCCGGTTATCCTGAATGCAAGAACACCAAGCCCTTCTTTCGCCCCATAGATGTGCCATGTCCTCAGTGCGGGGCTGATATCGTTCAATTGAGAACCAGGAGAGGCAGAACTTTTTACGGCTGTAAAAATTACCCTGATTGCGACTATCGTTCCTGGAAGCAACCGGTGGCTGAGAAATGTCCTCAGTGTGGCTCTTTATTGCAGGTAGAGAAAAAAGACCTCCTGGGCTGCAGCAGCCAGGAATGTGATTATACACAAAAAAGGACGGAATGAATTTGGAAACAATTAAAGTGATTGGTGCAGGTCTGGCTGGTTGTGAAGCTGCTTGGCAACTGGCAGAGCGGGGCTGCAAAGTCGAGCTTTATGAGATGCGGCCGGGGACAATGACCCCTGCCCACAAAACAGCTGCAATGGCTGAGCTGGTTTGCAGCAATTCACTGGGAGCCAGCAATATCGACACAGCTTCCGGTTTGCTAAAATTTGAGTTGCAGCAACTGGGATCGCTGATTTTGCAATGCGCTGAAGCAGCAATGGTTCCTGCCGGCGGCGCTCTGGCGGTGGACAGAAGTCAATTCAGTCGGCTTGTCTCAGAGCGCATAGAGAATCATCCCAATATTACCGTCGTCTCTGAGGTTGTCACGGAAGTTCCCAAACCGCCTGCGATAATAGCCACCGGACCGTTAACAGACGATAGATTTGCCCAACAACTCACCCAATTGCTGGGCACTGAGATGCTTGCCTTTTATGACGCTGCAGCGCCGATAGTTTATGCGGAAAGTGTTGATTTTTCTAAAGCTTTCTGGGGCGCCCGTTACGGTAAGGGCGGTGACGACTATCTGAACTGTCCGCTTACAGAGGACCAGTATCAAGCTTTTTATGAACAACTTGTGAACGCACGCCAAGTGGAGTTGCATGATTTTGAGCGACGCTTTTTCGAACATTGTCTGCCGGTGGAAGAAATGGCACGGAGGGGTTATCAGACCCTGACCTTTGGTCCATTAAAGCCGGTTGGGTTAACGGATCCTGCCTCCGGCGAAAAGCCCTATGCAGTAGTTCAATTACGTAAAGAAGACGTACATGGTCAGCTCCTGAACATGGTCGGCTTTCAGACTAATCTGCTCTGGCCTGAGCAAAAACGGGTGTTCCGCATGATTCCTGCCCTCAGAGAAGCCGAATTTGCCCGTTTGGGGGTAATGCATCGAAATAGCTATGTCAACGCCCCAAAGGTGTTAGCAAAAAATTATGAATTGAGAAGGCATCCCGGTCTATACATAGCGGGGCAGCTCTCCGGAGTTGAAGGATATGTGGAATCAGTTAGTTCCGGCCTGGTGGCAGCTTTAGACTTGGCCGCTAAAATTAATGGCCGCAGTGAAATCAACTTGCCGCCGGAAACTCTGGTTGGCAGTTTGACGCAGTTCATCACCACTGTCAATAAAAATTTTCAGCCCATGAACGCAAATTTTGGTCTCCTGCCGCCCGTCGATAAACGGGGTGGAAAACGCGAACGCAGAAAAGCTGCTGCCCACCGGGCGCGGGAAAATATATTTCTGTTTGCTAAAAATTTGAACAACTAATCTTGTCTTTATTGTTATGCTCTGTTATTATAGGGGAAGGGTGATTTGTGGTGGACGGATTAACTGGGTTTATCGACTGGTTACAAACCAACAGTTTTTCACCCGAAACGATAAAGGCGTACCGGCAGGATCTCCAAGAATTTATCGACCACACAGATAAGAGCTTTGTCACGATTGACAAAAATGACATCCGCGCCTATATGGCTTTTGTTCAAAAACGCGGATGCGCTCAACGGACAGTGGCCCGTAAATTAGCTGCATTGCGCACTTTTTTCAGGTACCTGCAGCTGATGGAAGTCTTGTCCCATAACCCTGTGGAGGCGGTGCGAACTCCGAAATTTCCGCGCTCGTTGCCAAAATTTCTCTACCCAGATGCAATTAATGAGCTCCTGGCGTTACCGGCTAATGATACGCCTTTGGGAGTCAGGGATAGGGCCCTGCTGGAGGTGCTTTACGCCACCGGCATCAGGGTTGGCGAGCTGGTAGCACTGTGTGTTTCCGATTATCGCCCGGGGTCTCAGCAGTTAAAAATCACAGGCAAGGGAAATAAGCAAAGGCTGCTGCCACTTTATCAGCATGCTGTAGTCGCCTTGGAAACGTACTTAGAGGATGGTCGTCCACTGCTTTTGGCATCAGACAGCCAGCAAATTTGGCTGAATAAAGACGGATATCCCCTCACTCAACGTGGTGTCCGCTGGATTTTGGATAAATATTGTAAACTGCTTGCTGAAGCCAAGAAGCTTTCTCCCCATACCATCCGGCATTCTTTTGCCACCCATTTGCTGGAGAACGGCGCTGACTTGCGGACAGTGCAGGAGTTACTGGGGCATGCCAATCTTTCTTCCACGCAAATCTATACCCACGTCACCCGGGAACGCCTAAAGGCGGTTTATTTAAACCATCACCCCAGGGCATAACACAAAAAATTTAATCATCAGGAGGTAATTATCGGTGCTGGATTTATTACAAAAAACCCGCAGGCTGAATAAAATTTTACAGACTGCAGCGGGAAAACCTGTGAACTTTACAGAACTGGCGGAAGTATTGGATGAGGTAATTGATGCAAAT
Proteins encoded:
- a CDS encoding methylenetetrahydrofolate--tRNA-(uracil(54)-C(5))-methyltransferase (FADH(2)-oxidizing) TrmFO; its protein translation is MNLETIKVIGAGLAGCEAAWQLAERGCKVELYEMRPGTMTPAHKTAAMAELVCSNSLGASNIDTASGLLKFELQQLGSLILQCAEAAMVPAGGALAVDRSQFSRLVSERIENHPNITVVSEVVTEVPKPPAIIATGPLTDDRFAQQLTQLLGTEMLAFYDAAAPIVYAESVDFSKAFWGARYGKGGDDYLNCPLTEDQYQAFYEQLVNARQVELHDFERRFFEHCLPVEEMARRGYQTLTFGPLKPVGLTDPASGEKPYAVVQLRKEDVHGQLLNMVGFQTNLLWPEQKRVFRMIPALREAEFARLGVMHRNSYVNAPKVLAKNYELRRHPGLYIAGQLSGVEGYVESVSSGLVAALDLAAKINGRSEINLPPETLVGSLTQFITTVNKNFQPMNANFGLLPPVDKRGGKRERRKAAAHRARENIFLFAKNLNN
- a CDS encoding tyrosine recombinase, with translation MVDGLTGFIDWLQTNSFSPETIKAYRQDLQEFIDHTDKSFVTIDKNDIRAYMAFVQKRGCAQRTVARKLAALRTFFRYLQLMEVLSHNPVEAVRTPKFPRSLPKFLYPDAINELLALPANDTPLGVRDRALLEVLYATGIRVGELVALCVSDYRPGSQQLKITGKGNKQRLLPLYQHAVVALETYLEDGRPLLLASDSQQIWLNKDGYPLTQRGVRWILDKYCKLLAEAKKLSPHTIRHSFATHLLENGADLRTVQELLGHANLSSTQIYTHVTRERLKAVYLNHHPRA
- the topA gene encoding type I DNA topoisomerase, whose amino-acid sequence is MLYEGGVVLKLVIVESPTKAKTINRFLGKGYKVASSMGHLIDLPKSQLGVEPETDFQVKYITIRGKGKILAELRKLAKKADHVYLATDPDREGEAISWHLLRDFNMDEDMPCRVVFNEITRTAVKKAFESPRKLNYQLVDAQQARRVLDRLVGYKISPILWHKVKKGLSAGRVQSVALSMICEREQEIDKFVPREYWSIEVEFVLGSTSVTAKLSKVRRQKPELGSEADVQKVNALLNAGEFSVQAVDSRIRQKHPAPPFTTSTLQQEAGKKLGFSARKTMTVAQQLYEGISMGKRGATGLITYMRTDSVRVSEEFQSQTLNWIQQQFGSEYAPDKPRQHATKKGAQEAHEAVRPTDIEITPEIAEDYLNREQLVLYRLIWQRYMASQMTSARFRQHTVTISGNECELKASAQELVFPGFLAVMEHAGNDSSNNLAEIAQGQKAKVKEILPQQHFTQPPPRYNESLLVRSLENNGIGRPSTYAPIIETLLQRGYAERKDGRLFATELGHMVNEQLTQFFPDILSVEFTARLEAQLDEIAEGNLAWRDVVSDFYQGFKDSVAKAEEEMEHLEVKDEVSTEVCEHCGRNMVVKAGRFGKFLACPGYPECKNTKPFFRPIDVPCPQCGADIVQLRTRRGRTFYGCKNYPDCDYRSWKQPVAEKCPQCGSLLQVEKKDLLGCSSQECDYTQKRTE